From Pyxicephalus adspersus chromosome 7, UCB_Pads_2.0, whole genome shotgun sequence, a single genomic window includes:
- the LOC140334731 gene encoding olfactory receptor 8D1-like gives MESNKSMLEFHILPFFVNAGNNLFIFSTVFFFLIYLIGFLANLIIITVICLDLHLHTPMYLFLCNLSIIDICYTTIIIPKLLFILFSGNNTIFFVECFTQIYFFFLADITEITVIFIMAFDRYVAICHPLDYHSILNKKICILLIMVAWICGCLNSSFFTISILKLVFCSTFTIHQFFCDAKALINISCAGTEMFYIVLYVQFFLFGVFPVICNLISYLKIIKVILGIKSKDGKRKAFSTCSSHLIVMIIYYGSSSVVYLMPPSDHYDLLQQILTVFYTTVVPMLNPLIYSLRNKDVKNSLCKLTTH, from the coding sequence ATGGAGAGTAATAAATCTATGCTAGAATtccacattttaccattttttgtgaATGCCGGCAATAATCTGTTTATATTCAGCACTGTGTTCTTTTTCCTAATCTATTTGATTGGATTTCTGGCAAATCTCATTATCATTACAGTGATATGTTTAGATCTTCATTTGCACACCCCGATGTATCTATTTCTCTGTAATTTGTCCATTATTGATATATGTTATACAACTATTATTATTCCAAAACTCCTCTTCATCTTATTCTCCGGGAATAACACCATATTCTTCGTAGAATGCTTCACCCAgatctattttttctttctagcaGACATTACTGAGATCACGGTTATATTTATAATGGCTTTCGATCGGTATGTTGCGATTTGTCACCCTTTAGATTATCACAGTATACTAAACAAGAAAATctgcatattattaataatggtggCCTGGATCTGTGGTTGtttaaattcatctttttttaccatttccatATTAAAATTGGTGTTCTGCTCAACTTTTACcattcaccagttcttctgtgatgcTAAAGCTCTCATCAACATTTCCTGTGCTGggactgaaatgttttacattgttctgtatgtacagttttttttatttggggtcTTTCCAGTTATTTGCAATTTGATTTCATATCTAAAGATTATCAAGGTTATACTAGGGATAAAATCTAAGGATGGCAAAagaaaagccttctccacctgctcatcccacctGATAGTCATGATTATCTATTATGGTTCCAGTTCAGTTGTGTATTTGATGCCACCATCAGATCACTATGACCTGCTACAACAGATCTtaacagtgttctacaccacagTGGTCCCCATGTTGAACCCTCTCATATACAGTCTACGAAACAAAGATGTAAAGAATTCTTTGTGTAAATTAACAACACATTAA